A genome region from Anaerolineae bacterium includes the following:
- the cdd gene encoding cytidine deaminase, translating to MEKEMVETLIKQALEAREKAHAPYSKYKVGAALLGRSGTIYTGCNVENASYGLTVCAERIAFFKAISEGEKDFSGIAVATPNGAPPCGACLQVMAEFVEDFSSFQVILVSAEGESKILTLRELYPFGFTSRFLWR from the coding sequence ATGGAAAAAGAGATGGTTGAAACCCTCATCAAGCAGGCGTTAGAGGCCAGGGAAAAAGCTCATGCTCCCTATTCAAAATATAAAGTTGGCGCTGCCCTCTTAGGCCGCTCGGGCACTATATACACCGGGTGCAACGTGGAGAACGCCTCCTACGGCCTCACTGTATGCGCTGAAAGGATCGCTTTCTTCAAAGCCATTTCCGAAGGGGAAAAGGATTTCTCAGGCATAGCTGTGGCCACTCCTAACGGAGCACCTCCCTGCGGAGCGTGCCTCCAGGTCATGGCCGAATTTGTCGAAGACTTTTCCTCTTTCCAAGTAATCTTGGTCTCGGCCGAAGGGGAAAGTAAAATCCTTACCCTAAGAGAGCTTTACCCTTTCGGCTTTACCTCTCGTTTTCTATGGAGGTAA
- a CDS encoding LCP family protein, translating into MESSKQFRVDAWIEGMCLLLLIFFLVATLYTAFMIYLTAKAWASSYFSNPFFSSFLDKMPGISFHLQQSQEYQEALNLPDIKRGERINILLLGEDRRPSEKGPARTDTIILFSVDPNSKTVSMLSIPRDLWVPIPGYGEGRINTANYLGDKHGYPGGGPALAKKTVQYNFGVPVHYYVKINFEGFKRIIDLIGGIEIYVEEEINDPTYPAYDGYGYEPLYIPAGWHHMNGDLALKYARTRHGASDFDRLRRQQQIIMAVRERVMSLDLIPKLLPKLPELIKSFSDTIQTDIPPEVILELAPIAREIEPQNIKRAIIGSSMCINTVTPSGADVLIPVREKIRPLIEELFATPTPPASRLLTQDAMEKQRLAAEGAKIVVQNGTEDKELAEKVARFLMEKGFQIVAYGPADRTDYQRTVIVNYTYKSYTLEQLALLFNVRPEEIRHSPVNLHGIDIRVIVGKNFSFPSDH; encoded by the coding sequence TTGGAAAGCTCAAAACAATTCAGGGTTGATGCCTGGATAGAAGGAATGTGTTTGCTTCTCCTCATCTTCTTCCTGGTGGCCACCCTTTACACGGCCTTTATGATTTACCTGACAGCAAAGGCTTGGGCTTCTTCTTACTTTTCAAATCCTTTCTTCTCCTCTTTCCTTGACAAAATGCCAGGAATTTCTTTCCATCTGCAACAGAGCCAGGAATACCAGGAAGCCCTCAATCTTCCTGACATAAAGCGAGGCGAAAGGATAAACATCCTCCTCTTGGGAGAAGACAGGCGCCCCAGTGAGAAGGGACCTGCTCGGACCGACACCATAATTCTTTTTAGTGTGGATCCTAACTCTAAAACAGTTTCCATGCTTTCTATCCCCAGGGATCTTTGGGTTCCAATTCCCGGCTACGGCGAAGGCCGGATAAATACTGCAAATTACCTTGGGGATAAACACGGTTACCCTGGAGGTGGCCCAGCCCTGGCCAAAAAGACCGTCCAGTACAATTTCGGTGTTCCTGTTCACTATTACGTGAAGATAAATTTTGAGGGATTCAAACGGATAATTGACTTAATCGGAGGGATTGAAATATACGTAGAAGAGGAAATAAATGACCCCACCTATCCTGCGTACGATGGTTACGGTTATGAACCCCTTTATATCCCGGCAGGATGGCATCACATGAATGGGGATTTAGCTTTGAAATACGCTCGCACCCGACATGGTGCATCAGACTTTGATAGGCTTCGCCGTCAGCAGCAGATAATAATGGCGGTGCGGGAAAGAGTTATGAGTCTGGATCTAATCCCCAAACTTTTGCCGAAACTTCCGGAATTAATCAAGAGTTTCTCCGATACAATTCAGACCGACATTCCTCCAGAAGTTATCCTGGAGCTTGCCCCCATAGCGCGAGAAATAGAGCCTCAAAACATAAAAAGAGCCATCATCGGTAGTTCCATGTGCATAAACACTGTAACTCCAAGCGGTGCCGATGTTCTGATTCCTGTGAGGGAGAAAATCCGCCCATTGATAGAAGAGCTTTTTGCCACCCCTACCCCACCGGCAAGCCGGCTTTTGACCCAAGATGCTATGGAAAAGCAGAGGCTGGCCGCAGAAGGAGCTAAAATAGTGGTCCAAAACGGCACGGAAGACAAAGAGCTGGCAGAAAAAGTAGCCAGATTTCTCATGGAAAAAGGTTTCCAAATAGTAGCTTACGGCCCCGCTGACCGAACCGACTATCAGCGCACCGTCATTGTAAACTACACCTACAAAAGTTATACCTTGGAACAACTGGCCCTCCTGTTCAACGTTAGACCTGAAGAGATACGCCATAGCCCTGTTAACCTCCACGGCATAGATATCAGAGTGATCGTAGGAAAAAACTTCAGTTTCCCAAGCGACCATTAG
- a CDS encoding site-2 protease family protein: protein MEEIIPEFLLRAVGKVFRIENFSPLPDLPGAFRFRGYFLYEPEKAYALLSAELKPLGYTPLFRKDKQGLQVVTVPGVIHESPPAKFLSLLLFVLTLLSVIFTGIFMGERPSLLSGLLFAVALLGSLVAHELGHYFVSRQFGSSVSPPYFIPMPLSPFGTMGAIIKMKSPPLNRRALLRIGAAGPLAGLVIGIPMLIIGLLLSRVESLPTDRPYYMEGNSILYLLIKLMIFGQILPSGGKDVFLHPMAFAGWASLMVTGLNLIPAGQLDGGHIAYAVLGDKAKLLTWFIVGALIIMGFWWQGWFIWALLIAFLGREHARPMDEVTPLKPADRLIAVAMFIIFALLFTPKPLVLVY from the coding sequence ATGGAAGAGATAATCCCAGAGTTTCTACTCAGGGCAGTGGGGAAAGTCTTTCGTATAGAGAATTTCTCCCCCTTGCCTGATTTGCCGGGAGCTTTTCGCTTCAGAGGTTACTTTCTTTACGAACCAGAAAAAGCTTACGCGCTCTTGAGCGCTGAATTAAAACCCTTGGGCTATACTCCTCTTTTTCGGAAAGATAAACAAGGACTGCAGGTCGTAACTGTTCCCGGTGTCATCCATGAATCCCCTCCAGCTAAGTTTTTAAGTCTACTGCTTTTTGTTCTCACCCTCCTTTCGGTAATTTTCACCGGAATATTCATGGGAGAAAGGCCCAGTCTGCTTTCTGGCCTGTTATTTGCCGTCGCCCTTCTGGGTAGCCTCGTGGCTCATGAACTTGGCCATTACTTTGTTTCCCGACAGTTTGGTTCTTCTGTAAGCCCCCCATACTTTATCCCTATGCCTCTGAGCCCCTTCGGAACTATGGGGGCTATAATTAAGATGAAATCGCCACCTCTAAACCGCAGGGCCCTTTTGAGGATAGGGGCAGCAGGACCTCTTGCCGGCCTCGTGATTGGTATACCAATGCTGATCATAGGACTTCTGCTTTCCAGAGTAGAAAGCCTTCCAACCGATCGCCCTTATTATATGGAGGGCAATTCAATCCTCTATTTGTTGATCAAGCTCATGATTTTTGGCCAAATTTTGCCTTCTGGTGGGAAAGATGTCTTCCTTCACCCCATGGCTTTCGCCGGATGGGCAAGCCTTATGGTCACCGGCCTCAACCTTATTCCGGCAGGACAACTGGACGGAGGACACATAGCTTACGCTGTCCTGGGAGATAAAGCCAAGCTTCTAACCTGGTTCATCGTGGGCGCTTTAATAATAATGGGCTTCTGGTGGCAGGGATGGTTTATCTGGGCCTTGCTCATCGCCTTTCTGGGGAGAGAACACGCCAGGCCTATGGACGAGGTTACCCCTCTGAAGCCAGCAGATCGCCTTATAGCAGTAGCCATGTTCATAATTTTCGCCCTCCTTTTTACCCCTAAGCCCCTCGTATTGGTTTATTGA